A portion of the Pantanalinema sp. genome contains these proteins:
- a CDS encoding helix-turn-helix domain-containing protein has protein sequence MTSPAALTQVTLAIFRANGRLLEAGDALVAPLNLTSARWQVLGAVALSSGALSAPQIAAAMGVTRQGAQKQLNLLVKDGLLVQRKNPLHARSPLYALSARGAQTYDAAEKLWMKRAEDLAADLPSEALQATLHVLEAIVERLHRPTPAKE, from the coding sequence ATGACAAGCCCCGCCGCCTTGACCCAGGTCACGCTCGCCATCTTCCGGGCGAATGGTCGCCTGCTCGAAGCAGGCGATGCGCTCGTGGCCCCGCTGAACCTCACCAGCGCGCGGTGGCAGGTACTGGGCGCGGTCGCCCTCTCCTCGGGGGCTCTGAGCGCGCCGCAGATAGCGGCGGCGATGGGCGTGACCCGCCAGGGGGCGCAAAAGCAGCTCAACCTCCTCGTGAAGGACGGGCTGCTCGTCCAGCGCAAGAATCCCCTTCACGCGCGCTCGCCACTCTACGCCCTCTCCGCGCGGGGGGCTCAGACCTACGATGCAGCGGAGAAGCTCTGGATGAAACGGGCTGAGGACCTGGCCGCGGACCTGCCCAGCGAGGCGCTGCAGGCGACCTTACACGTTCTCGAGGCGATCGTCGAGCGGCTACATCGTCCCACCCCTGCAAAGGAGTAA
- a CDS encoding YceI family protein gives MKRSFIQALGIACALFGLFGPKGLPASAAPFERRFAIEEGSQVSYHVTAKIVGLIDDAIAGANRRVKGEIVLVAPNQATCWAQADASDFDSGLRVRDEHVAEILGVPRTPSIRFVLDRLEGFDAGREKGRVTATGTLSVRGRDHALRMPLDYQVSGDRVRIQGEAPLRFSDFGIEPPVVGLVFKRAPDALTIRVSLIAREVEAK, from the coding sequence ATGAAACGTTCCTTCATCCAGGCCCTCGGCATCGCTTGTGCCCTGTTCGGGCTCTTCGGCCCGAAAGGTCTTCCCGCCTCGGCGGCGCCCTTCGAGCGCCGCTTCGCCATAGAAGAGGGGAGCCAGGTGTCGTACCACGTGACCGCGAAGATCGTCGGGCTCATCGACGACGCCATCGCGGGCGCCAATCGCAGGGTGAAGGGCGAGATCGTCCTGGTTGCTCCCAACCAGGCCACTTGCTGGGCGCAAGCCGACGCGAGCGACTTCGACTCGGGCCTGAGGGTGCGCGACGAGCACGTCGCGGAGATCCTCGGCGTCCCGCGGACCCCCTCGATCCGGTTCGTCCTCGATCGACTGGAGGGTTTCGACGCCGGGCGCGAAAAGGGCCGGGTCACCGCGACGGGAACGCTCAGCGTCCGAGGACGAGATCACGCGCTGCGGATGCCCCTCGACTATCAGGTGAGCGGTGACAGGGTGCGGATCCAAGGGGAGGCGCCGCTGCGCTTCTCGGATTTCGGAATCGAGCCGCCGGTGGTCGGCCTGGTGTTCAAGCGGGCACCCGACGCCCTCACGATCCGGGTGTCGCTGATTGCGCGGGAAGTCGAAGCGAAGTAG
- a CDS encoding MFS transporter — protein MPAPFSRDFRLLWFGQAASQFGDRVHQLAMVWWVLDTTGSAAMTGALMVATSLPMIVVGPFAGALADRMDRRRLMLACDWARAILVTGMAALAYFHLLPLPLLFFLAVLLSCIGAAFTPAGLAIVPEVVEQDALLKANSALELTTQMAAILGPALGGLLVAATGAPSAFLLNAATFTVSGVALMAMSRRSHVVPPQGESYWETLKGGARTLSERPAIASLLGAFAVANLFLAPIPVLLPVFARDVFRAGASGLGMLEGALGVGMIAAALVLVKRGDVGRKIALIAGSFVLQGACLALMGLMPQFVGFLGGLFILGAALSALNIVTLAAFQRAVPVEQMGRFMGLLTAVVLGVMPASYALVGVLAARVPPSAIFTASGVMLALVGALLPLLPGVRGFETMSEAPAA, from the coding sequence ATGCCGGCGCCGTTTAGCCGCGACTTTCGCCTGCTCTGGTTCGGGCAGGCGGCCTCCCAGTTCGGCGATCGCGTCCACCAGCTCGCCATGGTCTGGTGGGTGCTCGACACCACCGGCTCGGCGGCCATGACCGGCGCCCTCATGGTGGCGACCAGCCTGCCGATGATCGTGGTCGGCCCCTTCGCCGGCGCGCTCGCGGATCGCATGGACCGGCGCCGGCTCATGCTCGCCTGCGACTGGGCGCGCGCCATTTTGGTGACGGGGATGGCCGCCCTCGCCTACTTCCACCTGCTGCCCCTGCCGCTCCTGTTCTTCCTGGCGGTCCTGCTCTCCTGCATCGGGGCGGCCTTCACCCCGGCGGGGCTCGCCATCGTGCCGGAGGTGGTCGAGCAGGACGCGCTGCTCAAGGCCAACTCGGCTTTGGAGCTGACCACCCAGATGGCCGCCATCCTGGGGCCCGCCCTTGGCGGTCTTCTGGTGGCCGCGACCGGGGCGCCCTCGGCGTTCCTCTTGAACGCGGCGACCTTCACGGTGTCGGGCGTCGCCCTGATGGCGATGAGCCGGCGCTCGCACGTCGTGCCGCCGCAGGGAGAGTCGTACTGGGAGACCCTCAAAGGAGGCGCCCGGACCCTTTCGGAGCGCCCCGCGATCGCCTCGCTGCTCGGGGCCTTCGCGGTGGCGAACCTCTTCCTGGCGCCCATCCCCGTCCTGCTGCCGGTCTTTGCCAGGGATGTCTTCCGGGCGGGGGCGAGCGGGCTCGGCATGCTAGAGGGGGCGCTCGGCGTCGGCATGATCGCAGCGGCGCTGGTCCTGGTGAAGCGTGGCGACGTGGGGCGGAAGATCGCGCTCATCGCGGGGTCGTTCGTGCTGCAAGGGGCGTGTCTCGCCCTGATGGGGCTTATGCCTCAGTTCGTAGGCTTCCTCGGGGGGCTCTTCATCCTGGGGGCCGCCCTGAGCGCGCTCAACATCGTGACGCTCGCGGCCTTCCAGCGCGCCGTGCCCGTCGAGCAGATGGGGCGCTTCATGGGCCTGCTCACCGCGGTGGTCCTGGGGGTGATGCCGGCGTCATACGCGCTGGTCGGGGTCCTCGCGGCCCGCGTGCCGCCAAGCGCCATCTTCACCGCATCCGGGGTGATGCTCGCCCTGGTGGGGGCGCTGCTGCCTCTGCTGCCGGGCGTTCGCGGCTTCGAAACCATGAGCGAGGCACCGGCCGCGTGA
- a CDS encoding acyl-CoA reductase: MREHYVFGRTLKGELTEQTVRDILVEAQERKERLSRVPIDRILSVFDRAARLWADPAYAGCQEVMRRIPEQIGFSSEMVAQELGSLKMALSRAYLEPKIRLELGSLDALDMWQGGNGAAFKRAVPRGVVLHVSSGNVFTGGILSMIEGVITKNVNLLKAASKAPLFPLLFARSLKECDPDGAVADSIAILSWSGGKSRLHKVFQQHCDGIVVWGGEEVVREYREGLSLKAHLVEYGPKVSFAAIAKERLLHPEVAMDMARSLALWDQNACSSPQVLYLEDPTEDGAPTRAFVASLQDALSTVQRELPQGPLTMQERAEVTKEREMARFDAAMGTAELYTPGNAPHWTVIVEKDPAFKLSPLFRTLYVKRLNDLSELPAHLAPYGDSLQTAGVSIPPERLFGIADRLLAAGVLRVTPLAEMSGGTPGEPHDGLIALNELVKWVSIGFSEANDRFDGAEWLGPEELDALSFGRRLRLVSELAPRAPYHRDRLEGIRVASPEDWAKVPLMERDDVALHTPPVGEGLFTQAPMGGHFLRSGGSSASPKLSVFSFEDYEDDMARAARGAYAVGLRRGDRVANLFYSGGLYGSFLSVNRALEIVGCNSFPFTSSVPPEQIPYFLRAYGIDTLMGLPSWLLRVFDAIKADPEGIRIRKVFYTGEHLYPSEQEYLKRTFGVEVIGSIGYGTVDAGPIGFQCPHSKGAEHHIHADHQYVELIDRRTREPAGPGGFGEVVVTNLNRRIMPLIRYKIGDLGRWVEGDCPCGRSMPRLELLGRSDDVVIVAGHVFPYADFQQAASTVEGLSSMIQLEAKLEGHQDHLVVRAELVGEDPAIDVSLLQGLLATGVSRKIPLLGEALANGLLADLRFEVLPAGGLPRLERTGKVKRIIDQRLVKPGRADQRQEDRDRDAGAV, translated from the coding sequence ATGCGTGAACACTACGTTTTCGGGCGAACGCTGAAAGGTGAGCTCACCGAACAGACGGTGCGCGACATCCTGGTCGAGGCCCAGGAGCGCAAGGAGCGCCTTTCGCGCGTTCCAATCGACCGCATCCTGAGCGTGTTCGACCGCGCGGCCAGGCTCTGGGCGGATCCCGCCTATGCCGGCTGCCAGGAGGTCATGCGGCGCATCCCCGAGCAGATCGGCTTCTCGAGCGAGATGGTCGCCCAGGAGCTCGGTAGCCTCAAGATGGCGCTCTCGCGCGCCTACCTCGAGCCCAAGATCCGCCTTGAACTCGGCTCGCTGGACGCCCTGGACATGTGGCAAGGGGGCAACGGGGCGGCCTTCAAGCGGGCGGTCCCGCGCGGGGTGGTCCTGCACGTCTCGAGCGGAAACGTCTTCACGGGCGGCATCCTCAGCATGATCGAGGGGGTCATCACCAAGAACGTGAACCTCCTCAAGGCCGCGAGCAAGGCGCCCCTCTTCCCCTTGCTCTTCGCCCGATCCCTCAAGGAGTGCGATCCTGACGGAGCGGTAGCCGACTCGATCGCCATCCTCTCGTGGTCAGGCGGCAAGAGCCGGCTCCACAAGGTCTTCCAGCAGCACTGCGACGGGATCGTGGTGTGGGGCGGCGAAGAGGTGGTCCGCGAGTACCGCGAGGGCCTCTCGCTCAAGGCCCACCTGGTCGAGTACGGCCCCAAGGTCTCGTTCGCCGCGATCGCCAAGGAGCGCCTCCTCCACCCCGAGGTGGCCATGGACATGGCGCGCTCGCTCGCCCTCTGGGACCAGAACGCCTGCTCAAGTCCTCAGGTCCTCTACCTCGAGGACCCCACCGAGGACGGCGCGCCCACCCGGGCCTTCGTCGCAAGCCTGCAGGACGCCCTCTCCACCGTGCAGCGCGAGCTGCCGCAGGGCCCGCTCACCATGCAGGAGCGCGCCGAGGTGACCAAGGAGCGCGAGATGGCGCGCTTCGACGCGGCCATGGGCACCGCCGAGCTGTACACGCCGGGCAACGCCCCCCACTGGACCGTCATCGTCGAGAAGGACCCCGCCTTCAAGCTCTCGCCCTTGTTCCGCACCCTCTACGTCAAGCGCCTGAACGATCTTTCCGAGCTGCCCGCTCACCTCGCGCCCTACGGCGACTCCCTCCAGACGGCGGGCGTCTCGATTCCGCCCGAGCGCCTTTTCGGGATCGCCGACAGGCTCCTGGCCGCGGGGGTCCTGCGCGTGACTCCGCTCGCCGAGATGAGCGGCGGGACGCCGGGCGAGCCGCACGACGGCCTGATCGCCCTAAACGAGCTGGTCAAGTGGGTCTCCATCGGCTTCAGCGAGGCGAACGATCGCTTCGACGGCGCCGAGTGGCTGGGGCCCGAGGAGCTGGACGCCCTCTCCTTCGGCCGCCGCCTGCGCCTCGTCTCCGAGCTCGCGCCCCGGGCGCCGTACCACCGGGATCGGCTCGAGGGCATCCGAGTCGCGTCGCCCGAGGACTGGGCGAAGGTGCCCCTGATGGAGCGGGACGACGTGGCCCTGCACACCCCGCCCGTCGGCGAGGGCCTGTTCACCCAAGCCCCCATGGGCGGCCATTTCCTGCGCAGCGGCGGGTCGAGCGCCTCGCCCAAGCTCTCGGTCTTCTCGTTCGAGGACTACGAGGACGACATGGCGCGCGCGGCGCGCGGGGCCTACGCGGTGGGTCTGCGCCGGGGCGATCGCGTGGCCAACCTCTTCTACTCGGGGGGCCTCTACGGCTCGTTCCTCTCGGTCAACCGGGCTCTCGAGATCGTCGGCTGCAACAGCTTCCCCTTCACCAGCTCGGTGCCGCCCGAGCAGATCCCCTACTTCCTGAGGGCCTACGGCATCGACACCCTGATGGGCCTGCCGTCCTGGCTCTTGCGGGTCTTCGACGCCATCAAGGCCGACCCCGAGGGGATCCGGATCCGCAAGGTCTTCTACACCGGCGAGCACCTCTACCCGAGCGAGCAGGAGTACCTGAAGCGCACCTTCGGCGTCGAGGTCATCGGCTCGATCGGCTACGGCACGGTGGACGCGGGCCCCATCGGCTTCCAGTGTCCCCACTCGAAGGGGGCCGAGCACCACATCCACGCCGACCACCAGTACGTGGAGCTGATCGACCGGCGCACCCGCGAGCCGGCAGGCCCGGGCGGCTTCGGCGAGGTGGTCGTGACCAACCTCAACCGGCGAATCATGCCGCTCATCCGGTACAAGATAGGGGATCTCGGCCGCTGGGTCGAAGGCGACTGCCCCTGCGGTCGCTCCATGCCGCGCCTGGAGCTGCTCGGGCGCAGCGACGACGTGGTGATCGTCGCGGGCCACGTCTTCCCCTACGCCGACTTCCAGCAGGCCGCGAGCACCGTCGAGGGCCTCAGCTCCATGATCCAGCTCGAGGCGAAGCTCGAAGGCCACCAGGACCACCTGGTGGTGCGGGCCGAGCTGGTGGGCGAGGATCCTGCCATCGACGTCTCCCTGCTTCAGGGCCTGCTGGCGACCGGGGTCTCTCGGAAGATCCCGCTGCTCGGCGAGGCGCTCGCCAACGGCCTGCTCGCGGATCTCAGGTTCGAGGTCCTGCCTGCCGGCGGCCTGCCGCGCCTGGAACGCACCGGCAAGGTCAAGCGGATCATCGACCAGCGGCTGGTCAAGCCCGGCCGGGCCGACCAGCGCCAGGAGGACAGGGACCGCGATGCCGGCGCCGTTTAG
- a CDS encoding GNAT family N-acetyltransferase produces the protein MERMIPLEDGREVEMRRATPDDSQAIFALYDDVYQGAYTLDVVNREEDRDRALLDPNCYWLINICEGRVVGSVIFDVDPGQRNGKVYAAVVHPDFRRHELMYVTIQSGINALMHRDRLVDVIYATTRTASIGPSKLLKKLGFVSLGIFPNVHRLADYETHGLNAIFHPQAFAKRKRLPKLIPEVEGFYRIIRHTFNLEPSEIMPQRDVPRLRIVRGDAVKQAYEASQAAGELLFDFYPFHTPNFLLQTEDGAVRAYVNYEGKDGHGVMVGLKASVADLKIALGAVFDAARKVGVEYLEILVDAYEPEIQRAALAAQFLPCAYFPSMDEHEGERRDYLVFARSTLPLNFSNVQMTPRDRQFLDVYLQNTEYRNLVVKMHFADPQDEGEALV, from the coding sequence ATGGAACGGATGATTCCCCTAGAGGACGGCCGCGAAGTCGAGATGCGCCGGGCGACCCCCGACGACAGCCAGGCGATCTTCGCGCTCTACGACGATGTTTACCAGGGGGCGTACACCCTCGACGTGGTCAACCGCGAGGAGGACCGCGATCGCGCCCTGCTGGATCCCAACTGCTACTGGCTGATCAACATCTGCGAGGGCCGGGTGGTGGGCTCGGTCATCTTCGACGTGGACCCCGGCCAGCGCAACGGCAAGGTCTACGCGGCCGTGGTGCACCCCGACTTCCGCCGCCACGAGCTGATGTACGTGACCATCCAGAGCGGCATCAACGCCCTGATGCACCGCGATCGCCTGGTGGACGTCATCTACGCCACCACCCGCACCGCGAGCATCGGCCCGAGCAAGCTCCTCAAGAAGCTGGGCTTCGTCAGCCTCGGGATCTTCCCCAACGTTCACCGTCTGGCCGATTACGAGACCCACGGCCTCAACGCCATCTTCCACCCGCAGGCCTTCGCCAAGCGCAAGCGCCTGCCCAAGCTGATCCCCGAGGTCGAGGGCTTCTACCGGATCATCCGGCACACGTTCAACCTGGAGCCCTCGGAGATCATGCCTCAGCGCGACGTGCCGCGCCTGCGGATCGTGCGCGGGGACGCCGTCAAGCAGGCTTACGAGGCTTCCCAGGCGGCAGGCGAGCTGCTCTTCGACTTCTACCCCTTCCACACCCCCAACTTCCTCCTGCAGACCGAGGACGGTGCGGTGCGGGCCTACGTCAACTACGAGGGCAAGGACGGCCACGGGGTGATGGTCGGCCTCAAAGCGAGCGTGGCCGACCTCAAGATCGCGCTCGGTGCCGTGTTCGACGCTGCCCGAAAGGTGGGCGTTGAGTACCTGGAGATCCTGGTGGACGCCTACGAGCCGGAGATCCAGCGCGCGGCGCTCGCCGCTCAGTTCCTGCCCTGCGCCTACTTCCCCAGCATGGACGAGCACGAGGGCGAGCGGCGGGATTACCTGGTCTTCGCGCGCTCGACCCTGCCCCTCAACTTCTCGAACGTCCAGATGACCCCGCGCGATCGCCAGTTCCTCGACGTCTACCTCCAGAACACCGAGTACCGCAACCTGGTGGTCAAGATGCACTTCGCCGATCCGCAGGACGAAGGCGAGGCGCTGGTTTGA
- a CDS encoding C39 family peptidase, which produces MHRRWTRALIIAAAVALPACVYVPASSYLPMAGTSWNTAQDAENAASLSVSLKLDAIKTASAFQDGTYWQTNQVSVSVLRDHMLLDHKAFAIGALSADKLKLSFENLSEGSVQVVVEVHAPGGALIAEGSEEITLRAGRKRSITLAVVPTRAEPDDDFGGEDPLAPPRPLAHADPNDFFLSQMFDARWNPGAPAWSQNCGPASLAMVLKAYDMIPPLIGTPEDPQEFILKTRRAMMGNEVDALSSLEDLERGAENLGLKHERTYGLESVRTAVMLGKPVIVAGNPVAYGGRFGSDRYSPFDGGHFVLVTGMTGSQVYLNDPLSRQGNIAVTVGEFQRYMGYQDWNVGMTAYR; this is translated from the coding sequence ATGCACCGTCGCTGGACCCGAGCACTCATCATCGCCGCCGCCGTGGCCCTGCCCGCGTGCGTCTACGTGCCCGCGAGCAGCTACCTTCCGATGGCGGGCACCTCCTGGAACACCGCCCAGGATGCCGAGAACGCGGCGAGCCTCTCGGTAAGCCTCAAGCTCGATGCCATCAAGACCGCCTCCGCGTTCCAGGACGGCACCTACTGGCAGACCAACCAGGTCTCGGTCTCCGTGCTGCGCGATCACATGCTCCTGGACCACAAGGCCTTCGCGATTGGCGCGCTGAGCGCCGACAAGCTCAAGCTCAGCTTCGAGAACCTAAGCGAGGGATCCGTCCAGGTCGTCGTGGAGGTCCACGCTCCCGGCGGTGCCCTGATCGCGGAGGGAAGCGAGGAGATCACCCTTCGCGCCGGCCGCAAGCGCTCGATCACCCTCGCGGTCGTCCCCACCCGGGCTGAGCCCGACGACGACTTCGGGGGCGAGGATCCCCTCGCCCCGCCGCGTCCCTTGGCCCACGCGGACCCCAACGACTTCTTCCTGAGCCAGATGTTCGACGCCCGGTGGAACCCCGGCGCGCCCGCCTGGAGCCAGAACTGCGGCCCTGCGAGCCTCGCGATGGTGCTCAAGGCCTACGACATGATCCCGCCGCTCATCGGCACGCCCGAGGACCCGCAGGAGTTCATCCTCAAGACCCGCCGCGCCATGATGGGCAACGAGGTCGACGCCCTGTCGAGCCTCGAGGACCTGGAGCGCGGCGCGGAGAACCTCGGGTTGAAGCACGAGCGGACCTACGGCCTCGAGAGCGTCCGCACCGCCGTGATGCTCGGAAAGCCCGTCATCGTCGCCGGCAACCCCGTCGCCTACGGCGGCCGGTTCGGCAGCGACCGGTACTCCCCTTTCGACGGGGGCCACTTCGTGCTCGTCACCGGCATGACCGGCTCGCAGGTCTACCTGAACGATCCCCTCTCCCGGCAGGGCAACATCGCCGTCACCGTCGGCGAGTTCCAGCGCTACATGGGCTATCAGGACTGGAACGTGGGAATGACGGCCTACCGCTAA